A part of Desulfobacter sp. genomic DNA contains:
- the thrC gene encoding threonine synthase produces the protein MSANHPIRFTSTRGKIAPVGFDSAVLQGFAQDGGLFVPDRLPKFSREDLEEMQHLDYIQLCSRILSEFIDPAIIPTPDLDRLIRESFKGFGHPDILPVVPCPGQKEMYILELFHGPTLSFKDIAMGFLIRTMDYLLAREDKRLNLVLATTGDTGPAAVHAAAGRSTINCWPLFPIGMISPEQEGQMTGIRAANIHPVGVTGCPDGGDDLDRVVLRLFSEPDRKHRLNLSSVNSINWCRVMVQSVHYFYAYFQVSRQQDGGKRWKIGEPCVFSVPSGAFGNLFAGYLAREMGLPVETFVCAANANQTLFRAFTQGIFQPGTLIPTCASAIDIVLPYNFWRFLYFATGRQTGKINLLMDALEDSGGFELDARTRAEVNKGFQAVSVGDELILDTIKAFAGSTKRPYLLDPHGAVALAGALETRKKTGLPVVCLATAHPAKFPQVIARALGAGGEGPLPEGAVHPALSRIPQNKKNLSVCALENLEDYLAGEIGGYADRGYKPNP, from the coding sequence ATGAGTGCCAACCACCCGATCCGGTTTACCAGCACCCGGGGAAAAATAGCACCTGTGGGGTTTGATTCAGCCGTACTCCAGGGGTTTGCCCAGGACGGCGGGCTTTTTGTGCCCGACCGCTTGCCGAAATTTTCCAGGGAAGATCTGGAAGAGATGCAGCACCTGGACTATATCCAATTGTGCAGCCGCATCCTTTCCGAATTCATTGATCCGGCCATTATCCCCACGCCCGACCTGGACCGGCTGATCCGTGAAAGCTTTAAAGGGTTCGGCCACCCGGATATCCTTCCGGTGGTTCCATGTCCAGGTCAGAAAGAGATGTACATCCTGGAACTCTTCCACGGACCGACCCTTTCCTTTAAGGATATTGCCATGGGATTCCTGATCCGGACCATGGACTATCTGCTGGCCCGGGAGGATAAACGGCTGAATCTGGTGCTTGCCACCACCGGAGACACCGGCCCGGCTGCCGTCCATGCAGCCGCCGGACGTTCCACCATCAACTGCTGGCCCCTGTTTCCCATCGGGATGATTTCCCCGGAACAGGAGGGGCAGATGACAGGCATACGGGCCGCAAACATACATCCTGTCGGGGTGACCGGCTGCCCGGACGGGGGCGACGACCTGGACCGGGTGGTGCTACGGCTGTTCAGTGAACCCGACAGGAAACACCGGCTGAATCTCTCCAGTGTCAATTCAATCAATTGGTGCCGGGTCATGGTTCAGTCCGTACACTATTTTTATGCCTATTTCCAAGTTAGCCGCCAGCAGGACGGGGGAAAAAGATGGAAGATCGGCGAGCCCTGTGTGTTTTCGGTCCCTTCGGGCGCCTTCGGCAACCTGTTCGCAGGGTACCTGGCCAGGGAAATGGGACTGCCCGTTGAAACATTTGTCTGTGCCGCCAATGCCAACCAGACCCTTTTTCGGGCCTTTACCCAGGGAATTTTCCAGCCCGGCACCCTGATCCCGACCTGCGCCTCGGCCATCGACATTGTCCTTCCCTATAATTTCTGGCGGTTCCTTTATTTTGCAACGGGGCGGCAGACCGGAAAAATCAATTTGTTGATGGATGCCCTGGAGGACAGCGGCGGATTTGAATTGGATGCCCGGACCAGGGCCGAAGTCAACAAAGGGTTTCAGGCTGTTTCCGTGGGCGATGAACTGATCCTGGACACCATTAAGGCCTTTGCCGGTTCCACAAAACGGCCCTACCTGCTGGATCCCCACGGGGCTGTGGCCCTGGCGGGCGCCCTTGAGACCAGGAAAAAGACCGGCCTGCCCGTGGTCTGCCTGGCAACGGCCCATCCGGCAAAATTCCCCCAAGTCATTGCCCGTGCCCTGGGCGCCGGCGGGGAAGGGCCGTTACCGGAAGGGGCCGTTCACCCGGCCCTCTCCCGGATACCGCAAAATAAAAAAAATCTTTCTGTCTGCGCCCTTGAAAACCTTGAAGATTATCTGGCAGGGGAGATAGGTGGCTATGCAGACAGGGGATACAAACCAAATCCATAA
- a CDS encoding threonine/serine exporter family protein, whose amino-acid sequence MSFAMGLLNDMAFAAVPAVGFALVFNVPRNALGYCALGGALGHGSRFLFMASGIPIEWATLFAASLVGMIGVYWSRRFLAHPKVFTVAAVIPMVPGVYAFKAMIALVEINHMGYTQELAGAIAENFLKAMFIIVGLALGLAMPGLLIYRRRPVI is encoded by the coding sequence ATGTCCTTTGCCATGGGCCTATTGAACGATATGGCCTTTGCGGCCGTGCCGGCGGTGGGGTTTGCACTGGTGTTCAATGTACCCAGGAATGCACTCGGCTATTGCGCACTGGGCGGCGCCTTGGGGCACGGCAGCCGTTTTTTGTTTATGGCATCCGGTATCCCCATTGAATGGGCCACATTGTTTGCCGCCTCACTGGTGGGAATGATCGGGGTATACTGGTCCCGCCGCTTCCTGGCCCATCCAAAGGTTTTTACCGTTGCCGCCGTGATTCCCATGGTGCCCGGGGTATATGCCTTCAAGGCCATGATCGCCCTTGTGGAAATCAATCACATGGGCTATACCCAGGAACTGGCCGGTGCCATTGCGGAGAATTTTTTAAAGGCCATGTTCATCATTGTGGGCCTGGCCCTGGGGCTGGCCATGCCCGGCCTGCTGATTTACCGGCGGCGGCCTGTCATTTAG
- a CDS encoding threonine/serine exporter family protein, producing METEQRAVSRLIAQAGRMLLAHGAESTLVGNIMNRIGKAAGMDEVEVSLSASSLVVTTVAGGHCITTARRCADRGINMRVVTQVQRTCILMEKGVLDHSGAQEKLDSISPERYNRWLVVVMIGLSCASFSRLAGGDWLVFGVTFIASAAGMVVRQEMGFRHFNPMLTFGTTAFVTTLISSQAMICHLGNLPFVATASSVLMLVPGFPLINAAADMLKGYTNMGVARFVMASLLTLATSLGIVGAMMLMNVRGWVG from the coding sequence GTGGAAACAGAACAAAGAGCGGTATCAAGGCTGATTGCCCAGGCTGGCCGGATGCTGCTGGCCCATGGGGCCGAAAGTACGCTGGTGGGCAATATAATGAACCGGATCGGGAAGGCGGCCGGCATGGATGAGGTTGAGGTCTCCCTCTCCGCCAGTTCTCTGGTGGTGACCACCGTGGCCGGCGGCCATTGCATTACCACGGCCCGGCGCTGTGCCGACCGGGGCATCAACATGCGGGTGGTCACCCAGGTGCAGCGCACCTGTATCCTGATGGAGAAAGGGGTGCTGGACCATTCCGGGGCCCAGGAAAAATTGGACAGCATCTCCCCTGAACGCTATAACCGGTGGCTGGTGGTTGTGATGATCGGGCTCTCCTGTGCGTCCTTCAGCCGCCTGGCCGGGGGGGACTGGCTTGTATTCGGTGTGACTTTTATCGCCTCCGCCGCCGGAATGGTGGTGCGGCAGGAGATGGGATTCCGTCATTTCAATCCCATGCTTACCTTTGGAACCACTGCATTTGTGACCACCCTTATTTCTTCCCAGGCCATGATCTGTCACCTGGGCAATCTGCCCTTTGTCGCCACGGCCTCATCGGTGCTCATGCTGGTGCCGGGGTTTCCGCTGATCAACGCTGCCGCGGATATGCTAAAAGGCTATACCAATATGGGGGTGGCACGGTTTGTCATGGCCAGCCTGCTGACCCTGGCCACCAGCCTTGGAATTGTCGGGGCCATGATGCTCATGAATGTCAGGGGGTGGGTCGGATGA
- a CDS encoding arsenate reductase ArsC: protein MTHKLNVLFLCTGNSCRSQMAEGWANALKKDKIKAWSAGIETHGLNPNAVKVMAEAGIDISGHTSKLVSELDHRDWDVVVTVCGHANENCPYFPGPCRVIHVGFDDPPRLAEELAQKGESEERQMDCYRSVRDEIRAFVEKMPQNII, encoded by the coding sequence ATGACCCATAAATTAAACGTGTTATTTCTGTGCACCGGCAACTCCTGCAGAAGCCAGATGGCCGAGGGATGGGCCAATGCACTCAAAAAAGACAAAATAAAGGCCTGGTCGGCAGGGATCGAAACCCACGGGCTCAACCCCAATGCGGTGAAGGTGATGGCCGAAGCAGGGATTGATATATCAGGACACACCTCAAAATTGGTCAGTGAACTGGATCACAGGGATTGGGATGTGGTGGTAACGGTCTGCGGCCATGCCAATGAGAACTGCCCCTATTTCCCCGGGCCGTGCAGGGTTATTCATGTGGGATTTGACGACCCGCCCAGGCTGGCCGAGGAATTGGCCCAAAAAGGCGAAAGTGAAGAAAGACAGATGGATTGCTACCGAAGCGTCCGGGATGAAATCCGGGCATTTGTCGAAAAAATGCCCCAGAATATTATCTGA
- a CDS encoding Hsp70 family protein, producing the protein MSPIFGIDFGTSNSALSVCMDGQVKMLDVDPGNPISNSLKSILYFLKEEGKTTSYVGYEGVTQYIDTEAEGRYMQSIKTFLPDTGFEKTAIYGQNYTLEELISIFLKIMKERGEALIGKAVSDLVLGRPVIFSQDRERETLAGERLIRAAKLAGFKNITFQMEPIAAAFSYENSLPAGKEEIVLVGDFGAGSSDFTIHRAGNTGKGNLEARAGDILSVGGVYVGGDSFDSQIMRNRVADYYGKNVQVKSMFSDNMTGLSPLVIRKLMQWHLIPQLRRPVTLDNIKELKVGAGLRDKKLLTNLETLIHSNYGYILFRAIEKTKCLLSGQDQAPLVFKDYGMAIEDLLSRSDFEEMIINEVEEIRTCIDDTLAGAGLAPEEVDVVFLTGGSSHIPLIRSIFSEKIGADKIRTGDAFTSVAYGLGLYGKQLLN; encoded by the coding sequence ATGTCACCCATATTCGGTATTGATTTCGGCACCTCAAACTCAGCCCTGTCCGTATGCATGGACGGCCAGGTAAAGATGCTTGACGTGGACCCGGGCAACCCTATTTCAAATTCCCTGAAATCCATCCTCTATTTTCTCAAGGAAGAGGGAAAAACAACCTCCTATGTGGGATATGAAGGGGTCACCCAGTATATCGACACCGAGGCCGAAGGCCGTTATATGCAGTCAATAAAGACCTTTCTTCCAGACACTGGCTTTGAAAAAACAGCCATTTACGGCCAGAACTACACCCTTGAAGAATTGATCAGTATTTTTCTCAAAATCATGAAAGAGCGTGGCGAAGCCCTTATCGGTAAAGCGGTTTCAGACCTGGTTCTGGGGCGGCCGGTCATTTTTTCCCAGGACAGGGAGCGGGAGACCCTTGCCGGGGAACGGCTGATCCGGGCGGCGAAACTGGCCGGATTTAAAAATATCACCTTTCAGATGGAACCCATTGCCGCGGCCTTTTCCTATGAGAACAGTCTTCCGGCCGGCAAAGAAGAGATCGTTCTGGTCGGGGATTTCGGTGCGGGGTCTTCGGACTTCACCATCCACCGGGCCGGCAATACGGGCAAAGGCAACCTTGAAGCGCGGGCCGGTGATATCCTTTCCGTGGGCGGCGTCTATGTGGGCGGCGACAGTTTTGATTCCCAGATCATGCGCAACCGGGTGGCGGATTACTATGGCAAGAATGTCCAGGTCAAATCCATGTTCAGCGACAATATGACCGGGCTTTCCCCCCTGGTCATCCGAAAACTCATGCAATGGCATCTCATCCCACAGCTGCGCAGGCCTGTCACCCTGGACAATATTAAGGAGCTAAAAGTGGGGGCGGGCCTGAGGGACAAAAAGCTGCTGACCAACCTTGAAACCCTTATCCATTCCAATTACGGATATATTCTGTTCCGGGCCATTGAAAAGACTAAGTGCCTGCTATCCGGACAGGACCAGGCGCCATTGGTTTTCAAGGACTACGGCATGGCCATAGAGGATCTGCTTTCACGCAGTGATTTTGAAGAGATGATTATTAATGAAGTGGAAGAGATCCGCACCTGCATCGACGATACCCTGGCAGGAGCCGGCCTAGCCCCCGAAGAGGTGGATGTGGTGTTCCTCACCGGCGGCTCCTCGCATATTCCGTTGATCCGGTCCATTTTTTCAGAAAAAATCGGGGCAGACAAAATCCGCACCGGGGATGCCTTCACCAGTGTGGCCTACGGACTGGGGCTGTATGGAAAACAGCTTTTAAATTAA